A window of Chiloscyllium plagiosum isolate BGI_BamShark_2017 chromosome 25, ASM401019v2, whole genome shotgun sequence genomic DNA:
CTGTTGCGAATCTTTCTCCCGCAAGGCAGCTGGGGTTGAAGTGCACATTTCAGAGCTGAGATTAATGGATATTATTAAGTCGGGATATTTTGAGAAGTTGCCTGTGGTTTTCCTTTGTCATGCTTCACAAATAACATGGCTCATCCCACTCCTTTTCCCCAGTATCTCCTCGATCCAGTGGTTGGACATGCAGTGAATGGACACCTCTGTCAAACATACACGGTCACGTCCAGGAGTCTGGCTTCAACTCAGCTAATGGGAGCTGTGGGCTGAGGCAatgtggggagggagggaggttttggggtgggggagggcagATGGCCTCTGATTTCTTCAGTTGTCCTCCCCTTGTGCCGCTTTGCAGTTTTGTCACTCTCGCTGTGGTACATGGACTGACATTCCCTGGGCCACCACTACCCTTTCTGCTGGGATTATCTCAGGGAATCGGAGCTTTCTTGCACTcagttctctctgtctctctctgtgtttcttcagTACATCGCAGTGCACATTGTGCCGGACCAGATCCTTCACTTCGGAGGCTCCTCTGAGCCCTGCGCTCTCGGGAGTCTCTCCAGCATTGGCAAAATCAGTAAAGAGCAGAACAAAAACTACGCCAAAGTGCTGTTCGACCTGGTGAACAAGCACTTGCACATTTCCCCAGACAGGTGAGGCTGACAGATTGGTTGGTAAGGGGTGAGGTGGGGCATTGgggagtggagaaagtgaggtctgcagatgctggagatcagagctgaaaatgtgttgctggaaaagcgcagcaggtcaggcagcatccagggaacaggagaatcgatgtttcgggcataagcccttcttcaggaagtgggaGTGGGCTGTGATTGGAGAGGGTGAGTTCACTTCCTCAGCAGAGAGACTGCTTGGTGACCTTGACCATTGCAGACTCTCCCCAGTTACACCGATCTGTGCTGACTGCCCCCAGTGTTCTAAATATGCTGCTTCTGCACTTAATTTGTTTTGAAGAGTCACTGAAATTCAAGCCAGTAAAAATTACTTTGACTTCATGGATGTTGACGGGTGCAGACCCACCTCTGAGAGGAGTGAGTACAGGGCCTACAGTCCATGAGATGATTCTAATAATCTATAGGACATGTGTAAATTATTTTCTCTGGTGAACAATCCAGAAAAAGGCAAGGTTATGTTGCTTTTGCAGCCAGGCCAGTCATAGGCTGTGTTGGGATTTTAATTCTGGAACTCTTCCTCCACAAAAGCCTTTGGACATTGGATTCAGGATCAGAGCAGCAGGTATTTGTTTGATAATGATATggagggaaggagagaaaatGGGATTGTGGTACAGATTCTATCTTGATCTAATTGGAACTTCAGGCttggcaggctgaatggcctcctaatTCTCTGAATCTAATTCAGTCGGAGTGCAAGAACCGAGTCAGACTTAGTCAGAATGAGTTAGAACCAAATCTGGTTTAATCAGAgggcatttgaaaaggcaaatacagataaattactgcaggtgctgaaaatgtgaaagaaaaacaaagtggagaaaatcagcaggtctggcagcatctgtggagagagcctTTTGAGTCCCATACGACTGTCCTATAATATTGGACCTGAACgattaattgtttctctctccattgatgctgtcagacctgctgattttctccagcaatttctgttttgaacagGCTATGATTTAATCAGAGAGTGAGCAGTTTCCAGGATCTCTGAATTGGCTATTTGCTAATTGTTTTATCTTGCTTGTTTCACAGGATGTACATCGTCTTCCAAGATCTTGAGGGTGCTAATGTTGGCTATAACAAAAATACCTTTGCTTAGGTTCTGACGCAGAACATTCTTAAATGATCAGTTTGATATACTGTATGTTGTATCTTCATCTGCATCAATGGACCAGAGAGAAGACTCTTAAAATAATGTCTTGTTTCTGACTGAACAATAAAGTAAATGTAACAATGTATGTTTATTGTCAGCTATTGAAGGTGTGTTTCTTACAAATTTCTTAAGAGGTATTTATTACTGGGTATGTCCCATATATTTCCGACATACTCATATGGTATATTTCTCTATATTGCCACTTCCATCGAAAAAGAGAAGggtagatatgtgggaacaccaccacctaaaaattcccctccaagccactcaccatcctgacttggaaatgtattgccattccttcactatcactgggtcaaaatcctggaattccctgcataaggacattgtgggtcttaCTACAGCACATggtggatcaagaaggcagctcaccagcaccttctcaagaggcaactagAAATCgctaataaatactggcccagagAGCAGTGTCCTATCAATGAATAAAATAGAGTATAACTTCCGTGTATGCTTTAGGGTGGACATATTACAGTATGTATGTAACTTACTGTCTATGGTTATTGTACAACATGTGTGTATTTGTATGTTTCGTGTGTGTGTCACAGAATTGCTACCCTTCTCCTTGTTAAAACCTCTATTACAATCTCACCCGACCAAGGATTTTGTCAGTTTCTAAATAAATCCCACACAGCTACATGCAGAACCTCTCAAGGTCAGAAAACTAGACAAAGTGCACATGGCCTTGATAATCTATACCTAGCGATCTCCCAGATGAAGCAATGTCAACAACAGATTATGTTTCAGAGCACGGTGCGATGCAGTGTGTTGCATCTGTGCACtaggtgtttttccagcatctgtgcACTAGGTGTTTTTCCAGTGACCACATTATACCTTTACATATCCAATTTGCTCTCAGAAGTGTAAAGCATCTTTAATTCCTGAGGGCACTAGGACGTTTTTGGTGGGGAGAGGCACCTGAATTCAGTTAGGAATTGTTTTGGTTCTTGGCTCTGCCTCCTGAAGATACCCCcgtgtcccacgagtgaatttttaaaaagaaaagtaacaTCAACTCCTGGTAAAATGCTGGGACTGGTTACTGTGAATACAACATTAACTGGACAGTTATCAACATGGAGATAGATGGGGTTTCACATTGCCTGATCAGCCAATGTGGCTTCTTTGAGGAAGTGCCAACCTATGTAAGCAATAGAGACCCCAACCATGGTGGCTGCTACGACATCCTATAGGAGAGCCAGTGGTGTAATGGTAACATCACTGGGCTGTTAACCCAGGTTCCTAGATTATTGTTCTGGGTTTACGTATCATCATGgaagaattcaataaaagtcctagtctaatgataaccatgtaGCTACTGTTAAtgtcataaaagcccatctgtttcactgatgtccttcagggacagAGATCAGCCATTTCTAGCTGGTCTGGCTTACCTCCTGGATAAtatagattagaatggtgctggaaaagcacagcagttccggcagcatccgaggagcagtaaaatcgacggtttgggcaaaagcccttcatcaggaatacaggcagagagcctgaagggtggagagataaatgagaggagggtgagggtggggagaaagtagtgctctccacccttc
This region includes:
- the mif gene encoding macrophage migration inhibitory factor; this translates as SLGHHYPFCWDYLRESELSCTQFSLSLSVFLQYIAVHIVPDQILHFGGSSEPCALGSLSSIGKISKEQNKNYAKVLFDLVNKHLHISPDRMYIVFQDLEGANVGYNKNTFA